A DNA window from Mastomys coucha isolate ucsf_1 unplaced genomic scaffold, UCSF_Mcou_1 pScaffold21, whole genome shotgun sequence contains the following coding sequences:
- the CUNH11orf95 gene encoding uncharacterized protein C11orf95 homolog — protein MEPGGDHRSRSGGGRGGPGPAVASARGRRLPPSAASGGTEPEEDDGGQALQLEGGALGSWGSAPLPSSRARGPASSGRKYSDHCEARASRPGKSRIPGRDHRRYYHDHWRLEYLMDFIPSRHGMVCMVCGSSLATLKLSTIKRHIRQKHPYSLHWSPREKEVISNSWDAHLGLGACGEAESLGAQGAEEEEEEDEEEEEGASLQVCPPKGSGKAPAGGGCRRQRRGVRGGSVAPRRRRLAASRRAGGSRGLGARRLERRLKESLQNWFRAECLMDYDPRGNRLVCMACGRALPSLHLDDIRAHVLEVHPSSLGLSGPQRSALLQAWGDQPEALSELTQPSPDDDLVPQDLTRKSRDSAPAAGAPSSQDLSPPDVKEEAGWVPERPGPAEEEEEEEEAEEGEGGEGEGERAGIPSRPRRGRDHRRHYQERWRLEYLMELDGCRRGLVCMVCGGALASLKMSTIKRHIRQRHPGSNSLSGPVKALIAQEWSEKAAHLLALGLPRPESPSGPVAPSTASASEEGGGAEEAEPEEEWWGDAPLSPGAPSERPAEEEEDEDDSQEPGGLAFPPLPLPPPPPPPPPPPRSREQRRNYQPRWRGEYLMDYDGSRRGLVCMVCGGALATLKVSTIKRHILQVHPFSMDFTPEERQTILEAYEEAALRCYGHEGFGPPAPAPRDSGTDLKPGAVCRA, from the exons ATGGAGCCCGGCGGGGACCACCGGAGCCGGAGCGGCGGCGGCAGGGGCGGCCCCGGGCCCGCAGTGGCCTCGGCACGGGGCCGACGGCTGCCGCCCTCGGCAGCGAGCGGCGGCACGGAACCCGAGGAAGACGACGGCG GACAAGCTCTTCAGCTGGAAGGGGGTGCCTTAGGGTCCTGGGGGAGTGCCCCCCTACCCTCCTCCAGGGCCAGGGGACCAGCATCTTCAGGCAGGAAATACTCAGATCATTGTGAGGCTCGGGCCTCGAGGCCTGGAAAGAGTCGAATCCCTGGCAGGGACCACCGGCGTTATTACCACGACCACTGGCGGCTGGAGTACCTGATGGACTTCATCCCCTCCCGGCACGGcatggtgtgtatggtgtgcggCAGCTCCCTGGCCACCCTCAAGCTCAGCACCATCAAGAGGCACATCCGCCAGAAACACCCCTACTCCCTCCATTGGAGTCCCAGGGAGAAGGAAGTTATCAGCAACAGCTGGGATGCCCATCTGGGGCTGGGGGCCTGTGGTGAGGCTGAGAGCCTGGGGGCCCAgggggctgaggaggaggaggaagaagatgaagaggaggaggagggggccaGCCTTCAAGTTTGCCCACCCAAGGGCTCAG GCAAAGCCCCAGCTGGTGGGGGCTGCCGGCGCCAGCGGCGAGGGGTCCGAGGGGGCTCCGTGGCACCTCGGCGCCGGCGCCTCGCAGCCTCCCGAAGGGCTGGGGGCAGCAGGGGGCTGGGGGCCCGGCGCCTGGAGCGGAGGCTGAAGGAGTCACTGCAGAACTGGTTCCGGGCTGAGTGTCTCATGGACTACGACCCACGGGGGAATCGGCTGGTGTGCATGGCCTGCGGCCGGGCACTGCCCAGCCTGCACTTGGACGACATCCGTGCTCACGTGCTGGAGGTGCACCCCAGCTCCCTAGGGCTCAGTGGCCCCCAGCGCAGTGCCCTGCTGCAGGCCTGGGGTGACCAGCCTGAGGCTCTGTCCGAGCTCACCCAGCCCTCACCAG ACGATGACCTCGTCCCCCAGGACCTGACCAGAAAGAGCCGGGACTCCGCCCCCGCTGCTGGAGCCCCCTCCTCTCAGGATCTCAGCCCCCCAGACGTAAAGGAAGAGGCTGGCTGGGTGCCTGAGAGGCCCGGGccggcggaggaggaggaggaggaggaggaggccgaGGAGGGCGAGGGCGGCGAGGGCGAGGGCGAGAGGGCAGGCATCCCGAGCCGGCCTCGGAGGGGCCGAGACCATCGCCGCCACTACCAGGAGCGCTGGCGGCTGGAGTACCTCATGGAGCTGGACGGCTGCCGGCGCGGCCTGGTGTGCATGGTGTGCGGGGGCGCGCTGGCCTCGCTCAAGATGAGCACCATCAAGCGACACATCCGCCAGCGCCACCCCGGCTCCAACAGCCTCAGCGGGCCAGTCAAAGCCCTCATCGCCCAGGAGTGGAGCGAAAAGGCCGCACACCTGCTGGCCCTGGGGCTGCCCAGGCCGGAGTCGCCCAGCGGCCCTGTCGCCCCCAGcacagcctcagcctctgaggaggggggaggggcagaggaggcGGAGCCAGAGGAGGAGTGGTGGG GCGACGCGCCGCTGTCCCCTGGAGCTCCGTCGGAGCGACCggcggaggaagaggaggacgaagATGACAGCCAGGAGCCCGGGGGGCTGGCCTTCCCACCGCTACCgctgccgccaccgccaccgccacctcCACCGCCGCCGCGCAGCCGGGAGCAGCGGCGCAACTACCAGCCGCGCTGGCGGGGCGAGTACTTGATGGACTACGACGGCAGCCGGCGCGGGCTGGTGTGCATGGTGTGCGGGGGCGCGCTGGCCACGCTCAAGGTGAGCACCATCAAGCGACACATTCTGCAAGTGCATCCCTTCTCCATGGACTTCACCCCGGAGGAGCGCCAGACCATTTTGGAGGCTTATGAGGAGGCCGCGCTGCGTTGCTACGGCCACGAGGGCTTCGGGCCACCCGCCCCGGCTCCACGAGACAGCGGCACGGATCTCAAGCCTGGCGCGGTGTGTCGCGCGTAG